TTAATCCATTCTCATTTTTAGGGGACTGATAAATACGCTGTACAAAAGGATCAAAATAAAGAGTTGCTCCACCTTTAACTCCTGAGGTAATGGATATATTGCGTAATTTGAAGATAGTAGACATATCCCCTCCGTTTGCCAATACAGAATCTGCATCTTCAATAATCCCTATAGTAGGGAAAGGAGTAGCCCCGTCACGGTAATTTGAAAAAGATATATATAGACGACCTATTTTGCCTTTCGTAACAGGCGGTTCATCATCGGAACGCTCACAGGATACGACGCCGGCGATCACACTTACAACCATTAAAGATAAAATCAGGGCTTTGGAGAATTTCTTCATTTTACAATGCTAACTTAAATGCTGTTACAAATGTATAAAATAGTTATCTGAAAAGAGGACGTATTATGCAGCCTTCCTGCTACATTAACAGTCAATTGTTGCAAATATTGTGCAATTTCGTTAAAATTGCAACGCATTTAATCAGGACTGGTATGGACGGTAAAGAATTCAAGCGTGAAAAATTAGAACTCCCGAACGAAGGCAAAAAACTATTGCTTCATTCGTGCTGTGCCCCTTGTTCCGGGGAAGTAATGGAAGCATTGATTGCTTCAGATATTGATTTTACTATCTATTTTTATAATCCAAACATCCATCCACGCAAGGAATATGACTTGCGTAAAGATGAAAATATACGTTTCGCAGAAAAGCACAATATCCCTTTCATTGACGCAGACTATGACGTTGATCATTGGTTTGAACTTGCAAAAGGAATGGAACAGGAGCCTGAGCGTGGGATAAGATGTACGATGTGTTTTGATATGCGATTTGAAAAAACAGCAGAGTATGCTGCAAAAAACGGTTTTGATGTCATCTCCAGTTCATTAGGTATTTCCAGATGGAAAAACATGGAGCAGATCAATGACTGTGGACTTCGTGCAGCATCCCGTCATGAAGGTATGGAATACTGGACCTTCAACTGGAGAAAGAAAGGTGGATCGGCAAGAATGCTGGAGGTCTCCAAAAAGGAAAAATTCTATATGCAGGAGTATTGCGGTTGTGCATATTCTCTTCGCGACACGAATCACTGGAGATTAAAAAGCGGTCGTGACCGTATAGAATTAGGAAAAAATTACTACGAATAATAACTCACCTGCAGGCGTAATTCAGGAAGGTTTTTCCGGGCTCTTGAGGCTCTCAAATAAATTGAAAAAAATTTCCTTTCTATAAGATTTATAATTACCTTTGCAGGCTCAAATGCAGGATTGTGAAATATCTAAAACAATATAGGATACCCTTTTCCGGGCTGAATGCAGGGAAACACAGTTTTGATTTTGACATTGAAAAGAAGTTCTTTGATTGTTTTGAGCATTCCATTGTCAAAGATGGAAACTTAAAAGCTCAGGTAGACTTGCAGAAGCAAGAGAACATGTTGATTGTCCACTTTACTATTACCGGAACGATCAAACTGACTTGCGATATATGTTTGTCCGAATTTGACAGTCCAATCGATGTAAAAGAACGGGTCCTTGTCAAATTTACTGATGAAAACTGGGAAGAAGACACCGAAGAAGTAATCGTTTTATCCAAAAATGATTATGAATTTGACATTGCACATTTACTCTATGAGTATATCAATGTAGCGGTACCTTATTACACCAAGTGCAGCGAACAAGGCTTAAATCAATCATGCGATCCGGAGATGTTGGCGAAAGTCAATCAAATCGAGGACGAAGAAGAGAACAGTGCAGAAGAACACATTGACCCCAGATGGTCGGCATTAAGAAATATAAAAAATAACTAAAACGGAAATACGAGATGGCACATCCAAAGCGTAAAACTTCTAAATCAAGAAGAGACAAAAGAAGAACACATTATAAAGCAGAAAAACCTAGCTTAACAGTTTGTCAAGAAACTGGCGCGGTTCATTTACCTCACCGTGCTTACACAGTAGATGGAAATTTATACTACAACGGTAAATTAATCATCGAAAATACAGCTGTTGTCTAACAATCTTTCAAGACATTAAACATCCCAAAATAAGTGTAAAATTTATCTTTTATGCTTTACTTTGGGATGTTTTTGCGTATTATTGAATCGAAAAATAATAACGAATGAAGATTGGTTTAGATATTTTAGGAGGGGATTTTGCTCCGGAATCCACAATTTTAGGAGCTATTGAAGCTCAAAAAGTGTTGCCAGCAGAACAACGTATTGTTCTTATCGGTGACGAACATGCTGCTAAGCAGCGTATCCAGGAATTAGGAGCTCGTATTGAGGATTTTGATTTTGTACATGCTCCTGATAATATTGGAATGGGTGAACACCCGACCAAAGCAATTGCCAAAAAACCGGATTCCAGTATAGTAAGAGGTTTTGACCTTTTGAAAAACGGAGAGATTGACTCTTTTGCTTCAGCAGGTAATACCGGAGCTATGTTGGTCGGTGCTCTTTTCAGCGTGAAGGCAGTACCGGGAATTTTACGTCCGGCTATCGCCACCAACGTTCCCAAACTTAAAGGTGGTAGCGGCCTGTTGTTAGACGTAGGCGCTAATGCAGATTGCAAACCCGAAATGCTAAATCAATTTGCTATACTGGGAAGTCTTTATATTGAACATGTATTAGGTATACAGTCTCCTAAAGTCGGATTAGTCAATATTGGCGAAGAAGAAGAAAAAGGAAATATCCTTACAACCACAACCTACCCCCTGCTCAAAAACAATCCCCAATTAAATTTTATCGGTAACATTGAAGGAAGAGATCTTTTCACGGATCTCGCTGATGTAATGGTATGCGACGGATTTACAGGTAATGTTATTCTGAAAATGGCGGAGTCCTTTTATGTGGTGACCAAGAAAAAGAAAATAAATGATGAATTCTTTGATAGGTTCAATTACGAACAGTACGGAGGTACCCCTATTCTGGGAGTGAATGCTCCTGTTATTATAGGGCATGGTATTTCTCCTCCGGAAGCTATCAAAAACATGGTTTTACAATCAAGAGCTATGATCGAGTCGAATTTTATCGATAAGATCAGATCTGTTTTCAATTAACGTATTATGTCAAAAATTCATGCAGCTATTACAGCTGTTAATGGCTATGTTCCTGACTATGTGCTTACAAATAAGGAGCTTGAAACAATGGTTGACACCAATGACGAGTGGATTGTCTCTCGTACAGGTATCAAAGAAAGACGCATCCTGAAAGGGGAAGGTAAAGCTACTTCAGATCTGGCTGTACCTGCAGTATTGGGTCTTTTGAAAAAAAGAGGAATTACTGCGGAAGAAATAGATCTGATTGTATTTTGTACGAGTACTCCTGACATGTTATTTCCGGCAACGGCGAATATACTTGCGGATAAAATCGGCGCAAAAAATGCCTGGGGATTTGATTTGCAGGCGGCTTGTTCGGGATTTTTATTCGGGCTGAACACGGCCTCACAATTTATTATTTCCGGTACTCACAAAAAAGTATTGGTGGTAGGTGCGGATAAAATGTCTTCAGTAGTCAATTACAAAGATCGCAACACCTGTATCCTGTTTGGTGATGGATGTGGTGCTGTATTGTTAGAACCAAACGAAGAAGGAATGGGTATTCAGGATGCCATCCTCAAAACGGACGGATCAGGCGGACAATACCTTAATATTAAAGGTGGAGGATCCTTAAATCCTGCAACGCATGAGACTGTAGATGCTGAAATGCACTATGCTTATCAGGAAGGCCGTACGGTATTCAAATTTGCGGTAACAAATATGGCTGACGTTGCAGCAGAGATCATGGACAAGAATAATCTGACATCTGCTGATATCAACTGGCTGGTACCTCATCAGGCTAATAAACGTATCATCGATGCGACAGCTGAGCGTGTAGGTCTGCCGGAAGAAAAAGTAATGGTTAATATCCAGAAATACGGAAATACGACCAGTGCGACTATTCCAATGTGTCTTTGGGAATGGGAGAGTCAATTGAAAAAAGGAGATAACCTGATCCTTGCCGCATTTGGCGGAGGATTTACATGGGGCTCTATTTATTTAAAGTGGGCATATTAATACCCTATTTATTTATTACCTTTACAGGCTAATTTTTTTGAAACATTAAACATTTAAACATCTAAAACCTGCTAATATGAGTATGGATATTAAACAAATACAAGATCTGATCAAATTCGTTGCAAAATCTGGTGTAAATGAAGTTGCAATCGAAGAAAAAGATTTTAAAATCACAATAAAGACTAATCAGGAACCTACAATCGTTACAGCTACTGTACCAGTTGCAGCTCCTGTCGCACAAGCTTTACCAGCTGCTCCTGTTGCAACTGCTCCTGCTGCTCCTGTTGCAGCCGCTGCTGCTGACAATAATGCAAACTACATCACTGTAAAATCTCCGATGATCGGAACATTCTACCGTGCTGCAGGTCCTGGTAAACCAAACTTTGCGAATGTTGGTGATGAGATCACTCCCGGAAAAGTTCTTTGCATCGTAGAAGCAATGAAACTTTTCAACGAAATTGAATCTGAAGTTTCAGGTAAAATCGTCAAAATCTTAATTGATGACGCTAAACCTGTTGAATACGATCAGCCATTATTCCTGGTAGATCCTAGCTAAGAATATACTTCTCTTATAAGGAAGTATTAGCATATTCAGCGAGAAATCGCCTAACAGAAACATCAATTAAGACTCATGTTTAAAAAAATATTAATTGCCAACAGAGGTGAAATCGCCTTACGCATCATTCGCACGTGTCGTGAAATGGGCATTAAGAGTGTTGCGGTTTATTCTACAGCAGACAGAGATAGTCTTCATGTCCGTTTTGCGGATGAAGCAGTCTGTATCGGACCTCCGCCAAGTAAAGATTCTTATTTAAATATCCCTAACATCATTTCTGCAGCAGAACTGACTAATGCAGATGCAATCCATCCTGGGTACGGATTTTTATCTGAAAATGCTCGTTTTTCTGCTATTTGTGCAGAGTACGGCATCAAATTTATCGGTGCTACAGCAGAACAGATCGAAAAGATGGGAGATAAATCTTCCGCTAAAGCAACTATGAAAGAGGCTGGCGTTCCTACAGTACCGGGTTCTGAAGGTTTATTAAGCAACGTCAAAGAAGGTATACAACTTGCCAATGAAATCGGATATCCGGTGATCATCAAAGCTACAGCAGGTGGCGGTGGTCGTGGAATGCGTATCATCTGGAAAGATGAAGATTTTGAAGGCGCATGGGATTCTGCACGTCAGGAGTCTGCAGCAGCTTTCGGGAACGACGGTATATATCTTGAAAAATATGTTGAAGAACCACGTCACATCGAGATTCAGGTCGTAGGTGACCAATACGGAACGGTATGTCACTTATCAGAACGCGATTGTTCGATTCAGCGTCGTCACCAAAAACTATTGGAAGAAGCACCTTCTCCGTTTATTACACCTGAACTTCGCCAGACAATGGGTGAAGCCGCTATTAAAGGCGCAAAAGCTGTTAATTACGAAGGTGCCGGAACAATTGAATTCCTGGTAGACAAACACCGTAATTTCTACTTTATGGAGATGAATACCCGTATTCAGGTAGAACATCCCGTAACTGAAGAGGTTATCAACTTTGACCTGATCAAAGAACAGATTAAAGTTGCAGCAGGGATTCCTATCTCCGGTAAAAACTACGAACCGACTATGCATGCTATAGAGTGTCGTATAAATGCTGAAGATCCGTTCCTGAACTTCCGCCCTTCACCGGGAA
The Sphingobacterium spiritivorum genome window above contains:
- the plsX gene encoding phosphate acyltransferase PlsX, giving the protein MKIGLDILGGDFAPESTILGAIEAQKVLPAEQRIVLIGDEHAAKQRIQELGARIEDFDFVHAPDNIGMGEHPTKAIAKKPDSSIVRGFDLLKNGEIDSFASAGNTGAMLVGALFSVKAVPGILRPAIATNVPKLKGGSGLLLDVGANADCKPEMLNQFAILGSLYIEHVLGIQSPKVGLVNIGEEEEKGNILTTTTYPLLKNNPQLNFIGNIEGRDLFTDLADVMVCDGFTGNVILKMAESFYVVTKKKKINDEFFDRFNYEQYGGTPILGVNAPVIIGHGISPPEAIKNMVLQSRAMIESNFIDKIRSVFN
- the accB gene encoding acetyl-CoA carboxylase biotin carboxyl carrier protein encodes the protein MSMDIKQIQDLIKFVAKSGVNEVAIEEKDFKITIKTNQEPTIVTATVPVAAPVAQALPAAPVATAPAAPVAAAAADNNANYITVKSPMIGTFYRAAGPGKPNFANVGDEITPGKVLCIVEAMKLFNEIESEVSGKIVKILIDDAKPVEYDQPLFLVDPS
- the accC gene encoding acetyl-CoA carboxylase biotin carboxylase subunit, whose amino-acid sequence is MFKKILIANRGEIALRIIRTCREMGIKSVAVYSTADRDSLHVRFADEAVCIGPPPSKDSYLNIPNIISAAELTNADAIHPGYGFLSENARFSAICAEYGIKFIGATAEQIEKMGDKSSAKATMKEAGVPTVPGSEGLLSNVKEGIQLANEIGYPVIIKATAGGGGRGMRIIWKDEDFEGAWDSARQESAAAFGNDGIYLEKYVEEPRHIEIQVVGDQYGTVCHLSERDCSIQRRHQKLLEEAPSPFITPELRQTMGEAAIKGAKAVNYEGAGTIEFLVDKHRNFYFMEMNTRIQVEHPVTEEVINFDLIKEQIKVAAGIPISGKNYEPTMHAIECRINAEDPFLNFRPSPGKITNFHSPGGHGVRVDTHVYSGYTIPPNYDSMIAKLITVAQTREEAISTMERALSEFVIEGIHTTIPLHLRILKDPNFRAGNFTTKFMETFDLSKYPEEEENT
- a CDS encoding epoxyqueuosine reductase QueH, which codes for MDGKEFKREKLELPNEGKKLLLHSCCAPCSGEVMEALIASDIDFTIYFYNPNIHPRKEYDLRKDENIRFAEKHNIPFIDADYDVDHWFELAKGMEQEPERGIRCTMCFDMRFEKTAEYAAKNGFDVISSSLGISRWKNMEQINDCGLRAASRHEGMEYWTFNWRKKGGSARMLEVSKKEKFYMQEYCGCAYSLRDTNHWRLKSGRDRIELGKNYYE
- a CDS encoding YceD family protein; protein product: MKYLKQYRIPFSGLNAGKHSFDFDIEKKFFDCFEHSIVKDGNLKAQVDLQKQENMLIVHFTITGTIKLTCDICLSEFDSPIDVKERVLVKFTDENWEEDTEEVIVLSKNDYEFDIAHLLYEYINVAVPYYTKCSEQGLNQSCDPEMLAKVNQIEDEEENSAEEHIDPRWSALRNIKNN
- the rpmF gene encoding 50S ribosomal protein L32; this translates as MAHPKRKTSKSRRDKRRTHYKAEKPSLTVCQETGAVHLPHRAYTVDGNLYYNGKLIIENTAVV
- a CDS encoding beta-ketoacyl-ACP synthase III; protein product: MSKIHAAITAVNGYVPDYVLTNKELETMVDTNDEWIVSRTGIKERRILKGEGKATSDLAVPAVLGLLKKRGITAEEIDLIVFCTSTPDMLFPATANILADKIGAKNAWGFDLQAACSGFLFGLNTASQFIISGTHKKVLVVGADKMSSVVNYKDRNTCILFGDGCGAVLLEPNEEGMGIQDAILKTDGSGGQYLNIKGGGSLNPATHETVDAEMHYAYQEGRTVFKFAVTNMADVAAEIMDKNNLTSADINWLVPHQANKRIIDATAERVGLPEEKVMVNIQKYGNTTSATIPMCLWEWESQLKKGDNLILAAFGGGFTWGSIYLKWAY